TTGTTCATGATAGCCAAGACAGTGAAGACATGATCTAAACTGTGAGATTCATTCGTAGAAGAGCCTGCAATTTACAGCCTATCACGCTTTTTATAAAGTTTGATTACATTGGTCGTTGGTGAGCGAGGCTTAGTCACCTACGCCAAAAAAACAGTTGGTCCAAGTCTATTTTGTTGTGTTAGTTGCAACCAATCTTCAATAATGTCGAGCAAAATAAAGGACTGGAATCGGATGTTTTTGTTGGGTTTTTAGGCCTTGTTTATTTGAGCTTCCTGAGAGCTTCTTCGTGtgaaaagctagaagctcaAATAAACAGTGAACTTTTTGTGCAGCTTTCAGAAAGCTGGAAGTTCAGGAAAACTGAGTTTACATGGAAAGCTAGAAAGCTCAGTTTTATGAGCTTTTCATAGTtttttgagctcagaaagctaaacacatcttctaaaagctagtaTTAACTATTCAGAATCAAGAAGCCAGCAGTAGcttttcttttcaaagaagcTCAAAAGCTGCAACTCAAACAAACAATCCTTTATAATTTCTAGcctacataattttttttcttagctGATGTCGAGGGACGGCCATCTATAATAGATTTTCGTTCTCCCTGTTACTGAGGTCATTCTTTCATCCTCAGCATCTCGACAATCATCTTAGGCAGACTTGAATCACATGTGATCTTCTCCAATCGACAACTCAGGTTCAGGGTTTCGTCTGCACATCACCACACCACGAAGATGGTCATCATCTGACCATTATCTTATCCATCTCGGGGGTTCGTCTACCTCAACAGAGTTTATATTGTCCCTTCTACTCTTCTAGTAGACGCGGGCTCAACCCTGCCGCGAGCTTAGCCGTGGATATATACATCGATTTGCAGGTTGTAGTCGTTTATCTGCTCCTAACTCGAAGAATCTGAATCACACGGTATCCTATTTGCCGCACGTGTTGTTCAAGTGTGTCATGAATCATGACAATGAAGTCACATTCATAACTCAGAAATAGATAGTGCTTGCAATCTTGAGTTGCAGATCCTGCAAAACCAGACAGATAAAATATTAGAAGCTTTACACCAAACTTAGCAAGCAATTTCCAAAAGATACCACCTTTACCCACCACTGACGTTTGGCCAGCAGGAGATCCAAGCTTGCATCAATTAATTTACTCACTGGCTATTTTTCTCCATATTTTCAGCATAAAGGCAAGTGGCAAAGCAAGTGGAAGTGATAAGTTTCTAAAGGCACCTGCACTTGCCCACATTGATTTCTGACATGTCCTCGGACTGTCCATGATAATCTGTTGACCAAAAGCAGAGCACGAGCAGTGGCAGGTTTCAGACTTGAGATTCATCCACAGCACCATTTGGTCTGGACTCTGTTTGGTTCATGGAATTAGTATTTCGTTACTTTCTCTCTCCTCGAAGTGTTTTTTGAGATTTGGGAAATTTAAAGTACTGGTACATCATTACCTCGGCCCTTTGAAGCACGGATGAAGATTAGTAGTGAGGAATAGTTTCATCACACCAAAATTCAGCTTATGACATATTAGACTCGTTGACATGTAAATGCTCTTTCTATCACAGTATCCAGGATCTGAGAAATTGTAATAAATGTGCTAACAATCACAATTCTGGTCAAATTTCCACATATTTTTTGGTATATGCCTAAAGAAATCATTCGAAGAGGAGCCTAATCGTGGACCTTACACCCCTTGGCCTTATCACGCTTTTCATGTACGATTAACTTGGTTGTTGGTGAGCGAATTTTAGTCATCCATGCAAAAGCAAAAGTCGGTCCAAGTCTATTTTTATCTGTTAGCTGCAACCAATTCTAAATAATGTCCGAAGAAATAAAGGATCAGATGTTTCtgttttattttagaatatccaGCTCAGGGTTTCGCCTCGCTAATAAGATTTTATCTTGTGCCCCTCCTACTCTTCTAGTAAACTCGGCCTAGACCCTGCCGCGAGCTTGGTCGTAGTATACATCCAAACGCACACACTCTCTGAAGACTCACCAGTTGACTGGCCAGATATATAATTAtaattatatattatttttttaagcGGCCGCTGCTCAGTTTGCATTGATATAGAAGAGGAACAAAACTgtacatgtaaaaaaaaagcaaaaaggaaaaactcCGTGGTTGATAGTTACACGTAATAattataattatatatatacatatatgtatatatgcttGCTTCTTATTGGACAGGAGTTCCGTGGTTAATACATGCAGTGTACGCACATAGACGCAACGGCTCAAACGTATTCAAGTGTCTGTGACACTGACATGTCGGCCTCCGATTGTGTTCCTGTGGGAGAAGACTGTGGCATTGACGGCAACAGGTTCGCAAATCACGTGGGCGGTGGGCATGGCTACATGGAAATTTCCTGGAGGACTTTGTGCTGTGAGTTACATTAACTATTTGACCTGAGCTTCTCGTCTGATAGAACACACATCTGGGGATTGTTCCACATTAATTATGGGACCTCCATATGGTTAGATGTTTGATGCAATGAATCAATTTTGATCATTCACTGGAAAACATTATGCTAACAACGTTGTAAAAGTAGTTTCAGTCATTTCTTTGCTCTGAACTTGAAGAAATCGACCATGCGCACGGTAGCCTATTTGCATCATGTGTTGTTCAAGTCTGTCATGACAATGAAAGGCACATTCTCAATTCTGAAAATAGATAGTTCTTGCAATCTTGAGTTAGATAAGTTCTTTAGACACCAAACCAGCAAGCAAGTTCCAAAAGGTACCCCCTTCATCCACCACTCACATCTGTCCATCAGAAGATCCAAGGTCACACAAATGTACTTGCTCACTGGCAAATTTTCCTTCACATTTTCAGCATAAAAGGCAACTAACAATGCAAGTGAAGTGATAAGTTTCTAAATGCTCTTGCACTTGTTGCCAACATATTGCGTACTGACGTGTCCTTTGGACTGCGCATTCTAATCTTAATATGTGGACCAAAAGCAGAGCACGAGGAGTGGCAggattcagagtttcagacgtACATCCTTtccctctataaatagagggggtTGGCATCACAAGCACCTTTCCATGCCACAAGCAGAGGTCGAGAACCCAGCTAAACAGAGCAACACCGTCATGGCCCACTACATGAAGCTGCTGATTCTACTCCCTGCCCTTCTCCTCATCGTCCAGGCGCAAGGTACGAACCTCTTCGCATCGGTCTCGGCTGTTTCTGAGGAAATGCAATCAGAAGTCGATTGAGAAACTCAGCTatctgtttcttttttgttgtCGTTCATGGCGGTCGTACGGTGATCAggggcgaggccggcggcgagcccgaaGAAGTGCGCCGCGTCGAGCGTGACGGTGGAACAGAGCAACACTGGGGAGAAGGCCGGGTACGACCCGGTGTTCGTGGTGGCGGTGCGCAACACCTGCGGGTGCGCCGTCCGCGCCGTGTACCTCCGCTCCGAGGGCTTCGCCAGCTCCGTCGCCGTCGACCCGCGCCTATTCCGCCGGGAAGGCCGCGACTACCTCGTCGGCAACGGCTGCCGGATCGAGCCCAACTCGGCCGTGCGGTTCCGCTACGCCTGGGACCGCGCCTTCCGGATGACGGCCGCCGCGGTGCACGACGACTGCTCCTGATCGGTCTCCGGCGATAGGAAGCTGCCAGTCCAAAGAGATCCTCCTGCGCCGACGAGGCTGTAACGAGATCGTTTACCTTTCCGGTCCCGCGGGAGATACTCTCGTCTGACAGCAAACTCACTTGATAGTAATACACATGTTTACGGTTTTAGTGTTTATTAAGAAGCTGATTAGTTTGGTGAATCATAGTACTAGTAGTTAAGTATTAAGAGGTTAGTTTTGTATGTGCATGTGTTCAAGCATCCATGTACAAACCGGAATCTAAGGAACAAAAAGGATAAAGCGAGAGCATCCAGCTTTCTGGTGCAGAGATTTTCAGGCGCTGGGAATGATTGGTCGCCTACCCTGCCGGTACTTAGCTGCGAAGGAGCTTAGTCGCTAAGGCTTGCGTTATGCCTGCGCGCAATTGACTCCAAACTTTCTGATGATTACTGACCGCATGTCGCGTAAAAGGCCGTGACCAGTGGTAGACCGGTAGTAACCAAAGTAAACTAAATGATGATTAAGTTTTCAGAAGAACGATGTCGACTCGTTGCAGATCACGAGCGTGATCTGGTGACGATTTGTCACCAGACATGTGCGCGCAAaacgccgcgcgcgcggcggccgcgatgaattgcggcggccggcggcgaagtAAAGGCAGTGCGCGTGATGTGAGGTGTGAAGCGGCAGCGGCGATCGAGCGGCGAAGTAAAGGCCTCCGCGTGTGCTTGGCGTCCGCGGCGAGCGAGGCAGTGGCCCCAttagaaatttatttttttattgaaacTTTTTCCGAGACCTGCTTTTCATGTGCGAAACTTTTCTGGCTTTTTGTTCAAACTTGTGGATCCAGCTTGTTCGCCGGCTAATTCAAAAATAATAACTCCTGGATCTCGTTAGCACGAAGTGGTCAAACGGAAACTTgctttaggggtgtttgggaggagggggttaaattttaaccccgtcacatcgaatgtttaacactaattaggagtattaaacctaaactaattacaaaactaattacacaacccctaggctaaatcgcgaggcgaatctattaaacctaattagtccatgatttgacaatatggtgctacagtaaccattcactaatgatggattaattggcttaatagattcgtctcgcgatttagcctagggattttgcaattagttttgtaattagcttatgtttagtccttctaattagtatccgaacatccgatgtgacacggctaaagtttagccccctcctcccaaacacccccttaaactATTTCTGTCCCTTCCCTTTGCCAAAAGATAAAGAGATGCTCTGTGGTTGGCCAGCGAAACGCACAAGTGAGCGCAAAGGTGCAATTTGTTCGAGGAAAAATGGGACAGGGCCTTGTTATCAGTCAGACTCGGACATGCCAATAAGCTAACAGATTAATATGACCATTAAGTCCTTGATCACCTGTGGCTAAACTCCAAATTAGAGAACAACTCAACCTTTCCTTCACCTTAAAAGGTGGGAAGAAATAACCCTGGATTGGAGGATCTTGAGACACAAGTCACGTAAACAAAGGAGGACCAGAGAAATTCCTTGTGCTGCATAGCCCATGGTTTGGATCCATGccacttggaagttggaacctaTCTGCTCATAGCAGTCTTGGATTACTCAACATGTTTAGCGCGTATTTTGATCTGCTACTTTTCTAGTTTAATTTGCTTCACATCTAGCATAAAGTTAAAGCTGGCTCCGCAAATTTTGTTTTCAGGCAAAACATTGGCCTATATCTTTCAACTACCTGCCAAGTTTTGCAACAATGTGCAGGTCAGCTGGTAGACCGATAACGCTGATATCACGATATCTGATAGAACAGCCGAGATAAAGTTTGCATGCACGACATTATTAGATGAAACTTTGGCTTTTCGTCACTGAACACCCCATGCAAGACCACAGCGGCCACTAGGCAGCGGCAGCCATGCATACTACAAGCGAGACCATGGACTGGGAAGTATCTGGCCTCAGTGTTGCTTGGTtgctaagggtgtgtttggtttcaAGGACGGGACGGGATGGAACGGGACGATCCCAAATTATACAGTGTTTGGTGTTTGATTTGGAGTCACCGGGATGGGGCGGTCCCAAAAGAGGAATATACCTCGAAGGTGCGGGATGCTGTCTTCGCGCGGGCGAGCTCGAGGCCAGTCGCCGAACGTACACGGGCGAGCTCGCGACCTTCGTGGCGCAGGTGCGGTGGCGAGGAGGACAAGCGCCACCGGCCCCTGCTGGCAGACGAGCGCTGTCGGCCACCGCGGGGAGGCGCGGgcggagcagcgccgccggccacggcgggCAGGCACGGAGCAATGTTGCCAGCCACCACAAGCAACCTCGAGTGACGCCAGCCACCTTGAGTGAAGGAGCGGAGGAACCTCTCACTGGTGGAAAACGCGgcattagtctcggttggtagggCTCAAAGAtaccaaaaatccatccgggattaaattttcgagacgaaggaggattctttaatcccgggtcattcacctaGGAATAAAGGGCGGCCACGCTAGGCGCATGCACTTGCCCTTTTAGTCCccgttggtattaccaaccgggactaaaagatttaaaaaaataaaaaaactagcCAATAATTAATATTCCGGttagtcttttctttttctgattttgaTCCGATAAACTTATTTCATAAAACAACTTCTCATGAACTTCTCAAATAACTTTGCACAAATATGCCAATATCGAAGAACACATGAAATTTTTCGGTGCATCCGCCACAAAAACACATGGAATTTTTCGAGACATGTCTAGTTTGCAAAACAAACCACAGGGTGACAGGATCATCTGTTCTGAAGCGCACGCTTCTAACAAATAATAACCATACTGATCGACGATGGCTAGATGGGCCATGGATACGTACAGTACTAGCTAGATTAAGACATAGAGCGGATTCGAAGGATCCAAGACGTGAAGATAAACCCCCACGCAAAAATCAGAGCCGTCATAAATCTATTGAAGGAAAGCCATTTCCCTGCGCATCACCAGTGAAACCAAGATGAAGTTAACAATTAATCAAAAGCCTTTCCTCTTCGTCACGGCTAGAACTACCAAAAAATAAGAACCAGCTAGCTGTTAGTTGCTCATCCCTGAGGAACCAAAGATAATGCAAAAGCAGGAAGGAGCTAGGGGTGGTTTACGCTCTCGTTTTAGAGATCGTAGCTTTCCGACTAGCATCCAAGGCCTCCATTTCTGATGCCCATGCAGCTTCCCGAGCCGCACCTTCAGCTGCCTATTCAGCTCCCCGCGCGTCATGTGACAGCGGCCCGCATCGGAGGCCAGGCGGCCCAGCCCCACGCCGGCGGTCAGGCTCCTGGTCAGGGAGGCCTGACGCACCGTACACCAGTGGCCATGCGGCTCGAACAGGGAGGCCCCGTGCGCTGGAGGCCATGCGGCCCAGTTGCGGAGGCCCTGTGCGCGCCGCGCTCCGGCAGCCTGCGCCGGAGGCCAGGCGGCCCGGTCGGGGAGGCCCTGCGCCCTGCACGCTAGCGGCGCAGAGagtggagagaggaggagagggaggagagaagagggaggagaggaagtttctggaagaaagggagaggaggagagcgccTGCGCGAGgataagggagaggaggagaagataaggtgtagagggagagagggggcgcGTGGAAAGGGACGTTTTGTCtgggttggaaacaccaaccgggactaaaggcccccctagTCTTAGTTCgaatttccaaccaggataaaagggtgcaGTAtcggtgggattttttttagccgttacaactgggactacaAATCTACTTTAGTCACGGGTCCAATGTTAATCGGGATTAAAGGGGTTGGATGGAATGTCAGTTCTCTATTAGTGGCTATGTCCTCAATCTCCTTCCTCCTCGATTTAGCTCATTCCTCCATTGATTCACGAAGCTGAGTAATCAAATTGGTTCGCAAGATATCAACGAT
This genomic window from Setaria viridis chromosome 8, Setaria_viridis_v4.0, whole genome shotgun sequence contains:
- the LOC117833606 gene encoding protein TAPETUM DETERMINANT 1 — encoded protein: MPQAEVENPAKQSNTVMAHYMKLLILLPALLLIVQAQGARPAASPKKCAASSVTVEQSNTGEKAGYDPVFVVAVRNTCGCAVRAVYLRSEGFASSVAVDPRLFRREGRDYLVGNGCRIEPNSAVRFRYAWDRAFRMTAAAVHDDCS